From Candidatus Edwardsbacteria bacterium RifOxyA12_full_54_48, a single genomic window includes:
- a CDS encoding CoA-transferase, giving the protein MNNVRVLDMTNVLSGPFSTMHLALLGAEVIKIENPEGGDLARKLGAVPALNQKLMGTSFLAQNANKKSITLNLKAEEAKEIFRKLLKTADVLVENFRPGVMDRLGFSYAEIRKINPKIIYCAISGFGQAGPDAFKPAYDQIIQGLSGVMDVNGDERLHPLRAGFPVCDTVGGLNAAFAIMAALYYREKTGQGQFIDIALLDSIMPLMGWVAANLLIGGQQPVAMGNDNFTAAPSGTFVTKDGFVNIAANQQKQWEDLATVLGVPELLTDPRFQERDTRKKNRKELTPLLEAKLKQQTTDYWVEALNAKGIPTGDIFSLEKALNAEQVKYRQTIESIKDPDLGELKLFNLSAKFSATPASIDAPPPTLGQHQQEILTQLGYTAEEIKAMKDKAAI; this is encoded by the coding sequence ATGAATAATGTCCGGGTGCTGGACATGACCAATGTCCTGTCCGGCCCCTTCTCCACCATGCACCTGGCCCTGTTGGGCGCCGAGGTGATCAAGATCGAGAACCCCGAGGGCGGCGACCTGGCCCGCAAGCTGGGGGCGGTCCCGGCGTTGAACCAGAAACTAATGGGAACTAGCTTTCTGGCCCAGAACGCCAACAAGAAATCCATCACCTTAAATTTGAAGGCCGAGGAGGCCAAGGAGATCTTCCGCAAGCTGCTGAAGACCGCCGACGTTCTGGTGGAAAATTTCCGCCCCGGGGTGATGGACCGGCTGGGCTTCTCATACGCCGAGATCAGGAAGATCAACCCCAAGATCATTTACTGCGCCATCTCCGGGTTCGGCCAGGCCGGGCCCGACGCCTTCAAGCCGGCCTATGACCAGATCATCCAGGGCCTGTCCGGGGTGATGGACGTCAACGGCGACGAGCGCCTGCATCCCTTGCGGGCCGGCTTCCCGGTGTGCGACACGGTGGGCGGCCTCAATGCCGCCTTCGCCATCATGGCCGCTTTGTATTATAGGGAGAAGACCGGCCAGGGCCAGTTCATCGACATCGCATTATTGGACTCCATCATGCCCCTGATGGGCTGGGTGGCGGCCAATTTATTGATCGGCGGGCAGCAGCCGGTGGCCATGGGCAACGACAATTTCACCGCCGCGCCCTCGGGAACTTTCGTGACCAAGGACGGCTTCGTCAACATCGCCGCCAACCAGCAGAAGCAGTGGGAGGACCTGGCCACCGTGCTGGGCGTACCGGAGCTGTTGACCGATCCCAGGTTCCAGGAGCGGGACACCCGCAAGAAGAACCGAAAAGAGTTGACACCCCTGCTGGAGGCCAAGCTCAAACAGCAGACCACCGACTACTGGGTGGAGGCGCTGAACGCCAAGGGCATTCCCACCGGCGACATCTTCAGCCTGGAGAAGGCCCTCAACGCCGAGCAAGTGAAGTACCGCCAGACCATCGAGAGCATCAAGGACCCGGACCTGGGCGAGCTGAAGCTGTTCAACCTGTCGGCCAAGTTCTCGGCCACCCCGGCCTCGATCGACGCCCCGCCGCCGACCCTGGGACAGCACCAGCAGGAGATCCTGACCCAGCTGGGCTATACGGCGGAAGAGATCAAGGCCATGAAGGACAAAGCGGCAATTTAA
- a CDS encoding signal peptidase I, translating to MLKAHDNRKKSWYRDWTESIIWAAVMALIIRSLLIQAFKIPSGSMEDTLLVGDFLMVNKFIYGTKIPFTDRAVLPGIRPPVPGDIVVFKYPLDGRDFIKRCVAVEGDTVEVIGRDLYINGKRPDEPYAVHKSREASLNRDAVKSIWKPDYQRAWEERKFVQLGWMRDNFGPVVIPPGNIFAMGDNRDNSLDSRFWGPLPKDLLRGRALFIYWSWDSENGEPFWMFWKNIRFQRLGDLIK from the coding sequence ATGCTGAAAGCTCACGATAACCGCAAAAAATCCTGGTACCGGGACTGGACGGAATCCATCATCTGGGCGGCGGTGATGGCCCTGATCATCCGCAGCCTGCTGATCCAGGCCTTCAAGATCCCCTCCGGCTCGATGGAGGACACCCTGCTGGTGGGGGATTTTCTGATGGTCAACAAGTTCATCTACGGCACCAAGATCCCCTTCACCGACCGGGCGGTCCTGCCGGGGATCCGGCCGCCGGTGCCCGGCGATATCGTGGTGTTCAAATACCCGCTGGACGGGCGCGATTTCATCAAGCGCTGCGTGGCGGTGGAGGGCGACACCGTGGAGGTGATCGGCCGGGACCTGTATATCAACGGGAAGCGGCCCGACGAGCCCTATGCCGTCCACAAGTCCCGGGAAGCCAGCCTGAACAGGGACGCGGTCAAGAGCATCTGGAAGCCGGATTACCAGAGGGCCTGGGAGGAAAGAAAGTTCGTCCAGCTGGGCTGGATGCGGGACAACTTCGGGCCGGTGGTGATCCCGCCGGGGAACATCTTCGCCATGGGCGACAACCGGGACAACTCGCTGGATTCCCGCTTCTGGGGGCCGCTGCCCAAGGATCTGCTTAGGGGCCGGGCGCTGTTCATCTACTGGTCCTGGGATTCGGAGAACGGCGAGCCGTTCTGGATGTTCTGGAAGAATATCCGTTTCCAGCGGTTGGGTGATCTGATAAAGTAG
- a CDS encoding 3-isopropylmalate dehydrogenase has protein sequence MAKYKIAWLPGDGIGIEVMEAAKIVLDAVKFDAEYTHGDIGWEFWCKEGEAFPQRTIDLLGKVDAAMFGAITSKPVKAAEKELIPELQGKGMVYRSPIVRMRQLFDLYTCLRPCKAYPGNPLNYKTDIDLAVFRENTEGLYSGVEFNPVPQEIKDALAKASKPFAAFKDVPLEQYAITCKINTKKGSERIVRAAFEYAKKYGKKKVTIVHKANVVRATEGLFLEIGKEVAKDYPGIQCDDANVDAICMWLLKNPMNYSVLVATNLFGDIISDLCAQMVGGLGFGCSGNIGQKLAVFEPTHGSAPKYAGMYKTNPIATILAAKMMLTWLGETEKADRIEAAVAAVIAEGRARTYDMGGDTKTLEMAQAIADKL, from the coding sequence ATGGCCAAGTACAAGATAGCCTGGCTGCCGGGCGACGGCATCGGCATCGAGGTGATGGAAGCCGCCAAAATAGTGCTGGATGCGGTCAAGTTCGACGCCGAATACACCCACGGGGATATCGGCTGGGAGTTCTGGTGCAAGGAGGGCGAAGCTTTCCCCCAGCGGACCATAGATCTTTTGGGCAAAGTTGACGCCGCCATGTTCGGAGCCATCACCTCCAAGCCGGTCAAGGCCGCCGAGAAGGAACTCATTCCCGAGCTTCAGGGCAAAGGCATGGTCTACCGCTCCCCCATCGTCCGGATGCGCCAGCTGTTCGACCTCTACACCTGCCTCCGCCCATGCAAGGCCTATCCCGGCAACCCGCTCAATTACAAGACCGACATCGACCTGGCCGTGTTCCGGGAGAACACCGAGGGGCTGTATTCCGGAGTGGAGTTCAACCCGGTGCCGCAGGAGATCAAAGACGCCCTGGCCAAGGCCTCCAAACCCTTCGCCGCCTTCAAGGACGTGCCGCTGGAGCAGTACGCCATCACCTGCAAGATCAACACCAAAAAGGGTTCGGAGCGGATAGTGCGGGCGGCCTTCGAGTACGCCAAGAAGTACGGCAAGAAGAAGGTGACCATCGTCCACAAGGCCAACGTGGTGCGGGCCACCGAGGGGCTGTTCCTGGAGATCGGCAAGGAGGTGGCCAAAGACTATCCCGGCATCCAATGCGACGACGCCAACGTGGACGCCATCTGCATGTGGCTGCTGAAGAATCCCATGAATTATTCGGTGCTGGTGGCCACCAATCTTTTCGGCGACATCATTTCCGACCTGTGCGCCCAGATGGTGGGCGGACTGGGCTTCGGCTGCTCCGGGAACATCGGGCAGAAGCTGGCGGTGTTCGAGCCCACCCACGGCTCGGCCCCCAAATACGCCGGGATGTATAAGACCAATCCCATCGCCACCATTCTGGCCGCCAAGATGATGCTGACCTGGCTGGGCGAGACCGAAAAGGCCGACAGGATAGAGGCCGCGGTGGCCGCGGTGATCGCCGAGGGCCGGGCCCGGACCTACGACATGGGCGGCGACACCAAGACCCTGGAAATGGCCCAGGCCATCGCCGATAAATTGTGA
- a CDS encoding signal peptidase I → MKNNSFNKLWHDWLWPLLFAVIVVKFIINPFLLEAYEVPTGSMEKTILPGDRLFAEKFTYGIHIPFTDKTVLSMTSPRPGQMVIFRSPYDGLTLVKRCIGLPGDTIEVKNKNLYVNGHKLEQKFIQHTDPEQYPFPQSVINPKTIQNDWESGRNAERYWVRDNFGPVVVPPDCYFMMGDNRDESFDSRYWGPLPKRNIRGRVMFIYWSWDKQSDTPLMKFWQRFRITRIGKILT, encoded by the coding sequence ATGAAAAACAATTCATTTAATAAACTCTGGCACGACTGGCTGTGGCCGCTGCTGTTTGCCGTGATCGTGGTCAAGTTCATCATCAACCCCTTTCTGCTGGAGGCCTACGAGGTGCCCACCGGCTCCATGGAGAAGACCATTCTGCCGGGCGACCGGCTGTTCGCCGAGAAATTCACCTACGGCATCCATATTCCCTTTACCGACAAGACCGTGCTTTCCATGACCTCGCCCCGGCCGGGACAGATGGTGATCTTCCGCAGCCCCTACGACGGCCTGACCCTGGTCAAGCGCTGCATCGGCCTGCCGGGAGATACCATAGAAGTGAAGAATAAAAATCTTTACGTGAACGGCCATAAGTTGGAACAGAAATTCATCCAGCATACCGACCCCGAGCAATATCCCTTTCCGCAGTCCGTCATCAACCCCAAAACCATCCAGAACGACTGGGAGAGCGGGCGCAACGCCGAGCGCTACTGGGTGCGCGACAACTTCGGCCCGGTGGTGGTCCCCCCGGATTGCTACTTCATGATGGGCGACAACCGGGACGAATCGTTCGACTCCCGCTACTGGGGGCCGCTGCCCAAAAGGAACATCCGGGGCCGGGTGATGTTCATCTACTGGTCCTGGGACAAACAATCGGATACCCCGCTTATGAAATTCTGGCAGCGGTTCAGAATAACGCGGATAGGCAAGATACTGACCTAA
- a CDS encoding elongation factor 4, giving the protein MSQDHIRNFCIIAHIDHGKSTLADRLLETTGSIMKKDMQEQVLDSMDLERERGITIKMHPVKMNYRSQSGQEYIFNLIDTPGHVDFGYEVSRSLAACEGAILVVDATQGVEAQTVANLYQAVNHNLTIIPVINKIDLPSAEVERCRQQIVELIGCDEEDVLLVSAKTGLGIDRLLEVIIEKIPAPSGKTEGPPRAMIFDCIFDVYRGAVPYIRMVEGSLKKGMKIKLFSNEKIFEVTEVGTLKLGMYPKDILLTGEVGYVVAGIRTVSDARVGDTITDAEHPAQEALPGYKQVKPMVYAGLYPTENQQYPELREALDKLVLNDSALSYIPETSGALGFGFRCGFLGMLHMEIVQERLEREYNLSLINTVPNVEYKVYKTDGQVLQVDNPAEMPSEVSIEKVEEPYVAAEIVVPAEFIGNIMKLGQDRRGIYKKLEYLDPTRGILFYEFPLAEIIFDFYDKLKSLSKGYASLDYEMLEYRESELVKLDILINGDPLDALSSIVHKQHSFEWGKALVGKLRKLIPRQQYEIAIQAAIGSRIIARESVKAYRKNVTAKCYGGDITRKRKLLEKQKEGKKRMKQVGNVEIPQEAFLAVLKVGD; this is encoded by the coding sequence TTGTCCCAAGATCACATCCGAAATTTCTGCATAATAGCCCATATAGACCACGGGAAATCCACCCTGGCCGACCGCCTGCTGGAGACCACCGGGTCCATCATGAAGAAGGACATGCAGGAGCAGGTGCTGGACAGCATGGACCTGGAGCGGGAACGGGGCATCACCATCAAGATGCACCCGGTCAAGATGAACTACCGCTCCCAGAGCGGGCAGGAATACATCTTCAACCTGATAGACACCCCGGGCCACGTGGATTTCGGCTACGAGGTCTCCCGCTCCCTGGCGGCCTGCGAGGGCGCCATCCTGGTGGTGGACGCCACCCAGGGGGTGGAGGCCCAGACCGTGGCCAACCTCTACCAGGCGGTCAACCACAACCTGACCATCATCCCGGTGATCAACAAGATAGACCTGCCATCGGCCGAGGTGGAGCGCTGCAGGCAGCAGATCGTCGAACTGATCGGATGCGACGAAGAGGATGTATTGTTGGTCAGCGCCAAGACCGGCCTGGGCATAGATCGGCTGCTGGAGGTGATCATCGAAAAGATCCCGGCCCCCTCGGGCAAAACCGAGGGGCCGCCCCGGGCCATGATCTTCGACTGCATCTTCGACGTCTACCGCGGGGCGGTGCCGTATATCCGGATGGTGGAGGGCAGCCTGAAAAAAGGCATGAAGATAAAACTGTTCTCCAACGAAAAGATCTTCGAGGTCACCGAGGTGGGGACCCTCAAGCTGGGCATGTATCCCAAGGATATATTGCTGACCGGCGAGGTGGGCTATGTGGTGGCCGGCATCCGGACCGTCTCCGACGCCCGGGTGGGCGACACCATTACCGACGCCGAGCATCCGGCCCAAGAGGCCCTGCCGGGCTACAAGCAGGTCAAGCCCATGGTCTACGCCGGGCTGTATCCCACCGAGAACCAGCAGTACCCCGAACTGCGGGAGGCCCTGGACAAGCTGGTGCTCAATGATTCGGCCCTGTCCTACATCCCCGAGACTTCCGGAGCTTTGGGCTTCGGATTCCGCTGCGGATTTTTGGGCATGCTGCACATGGAGATCGTCCAGGAGCGGCTGGAGCGGGAATACAATCTTTCCCTGATCAACACCGTGCCCAACGTGGAGTATAAGGTCTACAAGACCGACGGCCAGGTTCTGCAGGTGGATAACCCGGCCGAGATGCCATCCGAGGTCAGCATCGAGAAGGTGGAGGAGCCCTACGTGGCGGCCGAGATCGTGGTGCCGGCCGAGTTCATCGGCAACATCATGAAGCTGGGGCAGGACCGGCGGGGCATCTACAAAAAACTGGAGTATCTGGATCCCACCCGGGGGATACTGTTCTACGAGTTCCCCCTGGCCGAGATCATCTTTGATTTCTACGACAAGCTGAAGAGCCTTTCCAAGGGCTACGCCTCGCTGGACTACGAGATGCTGGAATACCGGGAATCGGAGCTGGTCAAGCTGGACATCCTGATCAACGGCGACCCGCTGGACGCCCTGTCCTCCATCGTCCACAAGCAGCACTCCTTCGAATGGGGCAAGGCTCTGGTGGGGAAGCTGCGCAAGCTGATCCCCCGCCAGCAGTACGAGATCGCCATCCAGGCGGCCATCGGCAGCCGGATCATCGCCCGGGAGTCGGTCAAGGCCTACCGCAAGAACGTCACCGCCAAGTGCTACGGCGGGGACATCACCCGCAAACGGAAGCTGCTGGAGAAGCAGAAGGAGGGCAAGAAGCGGATGAAGCAGGTGGGCAACGTGGAGATCCCCCAGGAGGCATTCCTGGCGGTGCTGAAGGTTGGAGACTGA